A genomic region of Photobacterium swingsii contains the following coding sequences:
- the mutM gene encoding bifunctional DNA-formamidopyrimidine glycosylase/DNA-(apurinic or apyrimidinic site) lyase has protein sequence MPELPEVEVSRMGISPHVAGQTVSRITIRNPKLRWPIPEAITAIEGQVITQVTRRAKYLLLHTAVGTAIVHLGMSGSLRVLPAATPPDKHDHVDLVLASGEMLRYNDPRRFGAWLWADLNELHQVLTKLGPEPLEAEFDADYLFEKAQGRRTVVKQFIMDNHIVVGVGNIYANEALFSAKISPQRPASKLTKAEVTKLVAEIKSVLAFAIEQGGTTLKDFKNADGKPGYFAQELQVYGKGGQACPRCDAPLNQIKIGQRATFYCSECQL, from the coding sequence ATGCCTGAATTACCGGAAGTGGAAGTGAGCCGTATGGGTATTTCACCGCATGTCGCTGGACAAACGGTGTCGCGCATTACTATTCGCAACCCTAAGCTGCGTTGGCCAATCCCTGAAGCGATAACAGCCATTGAAGGGCAGGTGATTACGCAGGTTACTCGTCGTGCTAAGTATTTGCTTTTGCACACTGCTGTTGGTACTGCCATCGTCCATTTGGGGATGTCAGGTAGTTTGCGGGTACTGCCTGCAGCTACGCCCCCAGATAAACATGATCATGTTGATCTTGTCTTAGCGAGCGGTGAGATGTTGCGTTATAACGACCCTCGTCGGTTTGGTGCGTGGTTGTGGGCTGATCTTAACGAATTACATCAAGTATTAACGAAGTTGGGCCCTGAGCCGTTAGAGGCTGAATTTGATGCTGATTATTTGTTTGAAAAGGCGCAAGGGCGCCGCACTGTGGTAAAGCAATTTATTATGGATAATCACATCGTCGTGGGCGTGGGTAATATCTATGCTAATGAAGCGCTATTTAGCGCAAAAATTTCACCACAACGCCCTGCGAGTAAATTGACGAAAGCAGAGGTCACTAAGTTAGTTGCTGAAATAAAGTCAGTACTGGCTTTTGCGATTGAACAAGGCGGTACCACCTTAAAAGACTTCAAGAATGCTGACGGTAAACCCGGTTATTTTGCGCAGGAATTACAGGTTTACGGCAAAGGCGGGCAAGCATGCCCGCGGTGCGATGCTCCGCTAAATCAAATAAAAATTGGTCAGCGTGCTACATTTTATTGTAGTGAATGCCAGTTATAG
- a CDS encoding glycosyltransferase family 9 protein: protein MEKVLVVRNDKIGDFMLAWPSFAMLKQSMPDCQVTALVPAYTAELAQLCPWIDDVIVDCTSNADKTTKKQLVQQIKTASFNAVICLFSNGYNAKLMWQARIPYRLAPATKLAQLLYNRRLTQRRSRSEKPEYEYNLDIIRYFLTDNGVDIVEPSAPYLSVTDNMLAEQKSKLASALGLNEMKKWCFVHAGSGGSANNLSLAQYADLIKGLAQAHDCEFVLTAGPGEADKARELQALVEGIKAEVYDKNDGLPDFTRSIACADLFVAGSTGPLHIAATVDVPTIGFFPSKRSATPLRWKTINSEGRHLAFCPPADQGDQATDMSLISIPNVLVATAPWLAQYWS, encoded by the coding sequence ATGGAAAAAGTGCTAGTTGTTCGCAATGATAAAATCGGTGATTTTATGCTGGCTTGGCCGAGCTTTGCGATGCTGAAGCAATCAATGCCAGATTGCCAGGTAACCGCTTTAGTCCCAGCTTATACTGCGGAGTTAGCGCAGCTATGCCCTTGGATTGATGATGTCATTGTCGATTGCACATCTAACGCGGATAAAACGACAAAAAAGCAATTGGTTCAACAGATCAAAACGGCATCATTTAATGCTGTGATTTGTCTGTTCTCCAATGGTTATAACGCCAAATTGATGTGGCAAGCTCGTATTCCTTATCGCCTTGCCCCTGCGACTAAACTGGCTCAGCTGCTTTATAATCGTCGCTTGACCCAGCGTCGCTCACGTTCGGAAAAACCTGAATATGAGTATAACTTAGATATTATTCGTTATTTTTTAACGGATAACGGTGTCGATATTGTTGAGCCAAGCGCGCCTTACTTGAGCGTTACAGATAACATGCTGGCCGAGCAGAAAAGCAAATTAGCGAGTGCTTTAGGCTTAAATGAAATGAAGAAATGGTGTTTCGTTCATGCTGGTAGTGGCGGTTCTGCCAATAATCTTTCATTAGCGCAATATGCTGATTTGATTAAAGGCTTGGCGCAAGCGCATGATTGTGAGTTTGTACTGACTGCAGGGCCTGGTGAAGCAGACAAAGCGCGAGAGCTGCAAGCGTTAGTCGAAGGAATAAAAGCCGAGGTATACGATAAAAATGACGGGCTACCTGATTTTACTCGCTCGATTGCTTGTGCCGATTTATTCGTGGCTGGGTCGACAGGGCCGCTGCATATTGCAGCGACGGTTGATGTACCGACTATCGGTTTTTTCCCGAGTAAGCGTTCTGCAACGCCGTTACGCTGGAAAACCATAAATAGTGAAGGGCGACATTTAGCATTTTGTCCGCCTGCAGACCAAGGCGATCAGGCGACGGACATGAGTTTAATCTCAATACCCAATGTATTAGTTGCTACAGCTCCTTGGCTGGCTCAGTACTGGTCCTGA
- the rpmG gene encoding 50S ribosomal protein L33: MAKGIREKIRLVSSAGTGHFYTTDKNKRNMPGKFEIKKFDPVVRQHVMYKEAKIK, from the coding sequence ATGGCTAAAGGCATTCGTGAGAAGATCCGTCTAGTATCATCTGCTGGTACAGGCCACTTCTACACTACCGACAAAAACAAGCGTAACATGCCAGGCAAATTTGAGATCAAGAAATTTGATCCTGTAGTTCGCCAGCACGTTATGTACAAAGAAGCTAAAATCAAGTAA
- a CDS encoding glycosyltransferase family 2 protein translates to MTTQTPTLAVALIVKNEAQNLQACLDTVKGWVDEIVVLDSGSTDNTQEVALQYTDKFFTNEAWPGFGPQRRLAQSHVESDYVLWLDADERVTPELKASILAAVAAPAKDTVYSIPRLSWVFGRYIKHCGWYPDRVLRLYPTQLTQYDESLVHEKVEVTGTMKTAPLTGDLIHFTYNDLHHYLVKSAGYAKAWADQREARGKKSSISQGLLHAMGCFLKMYVVKAGFLDGKQGFLLSVLSAHSTFIKYADLWIRTSTEPAKEL, encoded by the coding sequence ATGACAACGCAAACACCCACTCTTGCCGTTGCGCTCATCGTTAAAAATGAAGCCCAAAACCTGCAAGCCTGCTTAGACACAGTCAAAGGCTGGGTCGATGAAATTGTTGTCTTAGATTCTGGCTCGACCGACAACACCCAAGAAGTGGCGCTGCAATATACCGATAAGTTTTTTACCAATGAGGCTTGGCCGGGATTTGGCCCGCAACGCCGCTTGGCGCAAAGTCATGTTGAATCAGATTATGTACTATGGCTCGATGCCGATGAGCGTGTCACCCCAGAACTCAAAGCCAGCATACTGGCAGCAGTGGCTGCACCCGCAAAAGATACGGTCTACAGCATTCCACGATTAAGCTGGGTATTTGGCCGCTACATCAAGCACTGCGGTTGGTACCCTGATCGCGTATTACGCTTATACCCTACTCAGCTAACGCAATACGATGAATCGCTCGTGCACGAAAAAGTTGAAGTCACCGGTACCATGAAAACGGCGCCACTCACTGGTGATTTAATTCATTTCACGTATAACGACTTACATCATTACCTTGTTAAGTCGGCGGGCTATGCCAAAGCATGGGCAGATCAACGTGAAGCGCGAGGTAAAAAAAGCAGTATCAGCCAAGGACTGCTACATGCCATGGGCTGCTTTTTGAAAATGTATGTGGTGAAAGCAGGCTTTCTCGACGGCAAGCAAGGTTTCTTACTGTCAGTATTATCGGCGCATTCAACCTTTATCAAATACGCCGATTTGTGGATCAGGACCAGTACTGAGCCAGCCAAGGAGCTGTAG
- the coaD gene encoding pantetheine-phosphate adenylyltransferase: protein MKKSTRVIYPGTFDPITNGHLDLIERAAAMFDHVIVGIAASPSKKPLFNLQERVELANHITQHLENVTIVGFSGLLVDFAKEYQANVLVRGLRAVSDFEYEFQLANMNRRLMPELETVFLTPAEENSFISSTIVKEVALHKGDVSQFVDPHVTAELIKKLH, encoded by the coding sequence ATGAAAAAGAGCACACGCGTTATTTACCCAGGTACTTTTGATCCCATCACCAATGGGCACCTTGATCTGATTGAGCGTGCGGCAGCGATGTTTGACCATGTCATTGTGGGTATTGCAGCCAGTCCAAGCAAAAAGCCGCTGTTTAACCTGCAAGAACGCGTTGAACTTGCAAATCACATTACCCAGCATTTAGAAAACGTCACCATTGTTGGCTTCTCAGGGCTACTGGTTGATTTTGCCAAAGAGTATCAAGCGAATGTGCTGGTGCGAGGTCTGCGCGCAGTTTCTGATTTCGAGTACGAGTTCCAATTAGCAAACATGAACCGTCGCTTGATGCCTGAGCTAGAAACGGTATTTCTCACGCCAGCCGAAGAAAACTCCTTTATCTCTTCAACCATAGTGAAAGAAGTAGCACTACATAAAGGGGATGTTAGCCAGTTTGTTGATCCACATGTCACCGCAGAACTGATCAAAAAGCTGCATTGA
- a CDS encoding NAD-dependent epimerase, giving the protein MKYLVTGAAGFIGSAVAERLCAQGHQVIGIDNLNDYYDIALKEARLVRIQHERFTFMALDIADREGIAALFAEQQFDRVIHLAAQAGVRYSLDNPMAYADSNLVGHLTILEGCRHNKVKHLVYASSSSVYGLNQKMPFDTADSIDHPISLYAATKKSNELMAHTYSHLYGIPTTGLRFFTVYGPWGRPDMALFKFTKKILEGEQIDVYNHGELSRDFTYIDDIVEGVLRIQDVIPEPSRDWAVETGSPATSSAPYRVYNIGHGSPVKLMDFITALETALGVEAKKNFMLMQPGDVYATYADTQDLFAATGYLPQVKVTEGVQAFVDWYRDFYLVDT; this is encoded by the coding sequence GTGAAGTATTTAGTCACAGGCGCAGCTGGGTTTATCGGGAGTGCGGTTGCTGAGCGTTTATGTGCCCAAGGTCACCAGGTTATTGGTATCGATAATCTTAATGATTACTACGACATAGCATTGAAAGAAGCCCGTTTAGTACGTATTCAGCATGAGCGGTTTACTTTTATGGCCTTAGATATCGCTGATCGTGAGGGTATCGCTGCGTTATTTGCCGAGCAGCAGTTTGATCGGGTGATCCACCTAGCAGCACAAGCTGGTGTACGCTATTCGCTTGATAACCCGATGGCCTATGCGGACAGTAATCTAGTGGGTCACTTGACGATCCTTGAAGGCTGTCGTCATAACAAGGTTAAACATCTTGTCTATGCTTCATCAAGCTCGGTGTATGGCTTGAATCAGAAAATGCCATTTGATACTGCCGATAGTATCGACCACCCGATTTCTCTTTATGCTGCCACGAAGAAATCCAATGAATTGATGGCGCATACCTATTCTCACTTATATGGTATTCCGACCACAGGGTTACGCTTTTTCACGGTTTATGGGCCGTGGGGGCGCCCTGACATGGCGTTGTTTAAGTTCACCAAGAAGATTCTTGAAGGTGAACAAATTGATGTTTACAACCATGGTGAATTAAGCCGAGACTTCACTTATATCGATGATATTGTTGAGGGTGTGCTTCGCATTCAGGATGTGATCCCTGAGCCAAGTAGGGATTGGGCTGTTGAAACGGGGTCGCCTGCAACAAGTTCGGCCCCATACCGAGTGTATAACATAGGGCATGGTAGCCCAGTAAAGTTGATGGACTTCATCACAGCATTAGAAACAGCCTTAGGGGTGGAAGCGAAGAAAAACTTCATGCTGATGCAGCCGGGTGATGTGTACGCAACCTATGCCGATACGCAGGATTTATTTGCTGCTACAGGCTATCTGCCGCAAGTGAAAGTGACGGAAGGTGTCCAAGCCTTTGTTGATTGGTATCGTGACTTTTATTTGGTTGATACCTGA
- the rpmB gene encoding 50S ribosomal protein L28, giving the protein MSRVCQVTGKRPVTGNNRSHARNATKRRFLPNLQTHRFWVESEKRFVKLRLSAKGMRIIDKKGIDVVLADMRTRGENV; this is encoded by the coding sequence ATGTCCCGAGTATGCCAAGTAACTGGTAAGCGTCCTGTAACGGGTAACAACCGTTCACACGCACGTAATGCCACCAAGCGTCGTTTTCTGCCGAACCTGCAAACTCATCGTTTCTGGGTAGAAAGCGAAAAACGCTTCGTTAAACTACGCCTTTCTGCGAAAGGTATGCGTATCATTGATAAGAAAGGCATTGATGTCGTTCTTGCAGATATGCGTACTCGCGGCGAGAACGTTTAA
- a CDS encoding UDP-glucose dehydrogenase family protein, which produces MKVTVFGIGYVGLVQAAVLAEVGHEVMCVDIDQHKVDTLKQGIVPIFEPGLATLVQENIEAGSMIFTSDMAAGVAHGKIQFIAVGTPPDEDGSADLQYVLSVAETIATHMTSHQIIVTKSTVPVGTADKVKAHVARVLQERNEDLTFDVASNPEFLKEGAAVSDCRKPDRIIVGTDSEKVKRRMRELYAPFNRNRDKIYFMDVRSAELTKYAANCMLATKISFMNEMSNLAEKLGADIEQVRKGIGSDPRIGYHFIYPGCGYGGSCFPKDVQALVRTSCAIDYHSELLEAVERVNSRQKEKLSDALMRHFEGDLQGKTIAVWGLAFKPNTDDMREAPSRVLIEALWKAGAKVQAFDPEAMEECQRIYGERDDLLLMGTKEAALKNADALVICTEWTNFRAPDFDALAETLREKVIVDGRNLYEPELLKEYGLYYYAIGRGDSIKPVI; this is translated from the coding sequence ATGAAAGTAACGGTATTTGGTATTGGGTATGTTGGCTTGGTTCAAGCTGCTGTACTGGCTGAAGTTGGACATGAGGTGATGTGTGTCGATATTGATCAGCACAAAGTCGACACTCTAAAACAGGGTATAGTACCTATCTTTGAACCAGGGTTAGCCACCTTAGTGCAAGAAAATATTGAAGCGGGCAGTATGATTTTTACATCAGATATGGCTGCTGGTGTTGCGCATGGTAAAATTCAGTTTATTGCCGTTGGAACACCACCTGATGAGGATGGTTCTGCCGATTTACAGTATGTGTTATCTGTCGCTGAAACCATTGCTACCCATATGACCTCCCATCAAATCATTGTCACTAAGTCGACTGTTCCTGTTGGCACGGCAGATAAAGTCAAAGCGCATGTGGCTAGAGTGTTGCAAGAGCGCAATGAAGATCTCACCTTTGATGTTGCTTCTAACCCTGAATTTTTGAAAGAAGGGGCGGCAGTTTCAGATTGTCGTAAACCTGATCGTATTATTGTCGGTACCGATTCTGAAAAAGTGAAACGTCGAATGCGAGAGTTGTATGCGCCGTTTAATCGTAATCGTGACAAGATTTATTTTATGGATGTGCGCTCGGCTGAACTCACCAAATACGCGGCTAATTGTATGCTGGCGACTAAAATATCCTTTATGAATGAAATGTCTAACTTAGCTGAAAAGCTAGGTGCAGATATTGAGCAAGTGCGTAAAGGGATAGGTTCTGATCCTCGTATTGGTTATCACTTTATTTACCCTGGTTGTGGCTATGGTGGGTCGTGTTTTCCGAAAGATGTACAAGCTTTGGTGCGTACCTCTTGTGCCATTGATTACCACTCTGAATTACTTGAAGCCGTTGAGCGTGTTAACTCTCGTCAAAAAGAGAAGTTATCAGATGCGTTAATGCGCCACTTCGAGGGTGATTTGCAAGGTAAAACTATTGCTGTATGGGGGTTGGCTTTTAAACCAAACACTGATGATATGCGAGAAGCCCCAAGTCGCGTGTTGATCGAAGCACTTTGGAAAGCAGGTGCTAAGGTACAAGCCTTTGATCCTGAGGCAATGGAAGAGTGTCAGCGGATTTATGGTGAACGCGATGATTTACTCTTGATGGGAACCAAAGAGGCGGCGTTAAAAAATGCAGATGCCTTGGTGATTTGTACTGAGTGGACCAATTTTAGGGCGCCAGATTTTGATGCCTTGGCGGAAACACTGCGTGAAAAAGTGATTGTCGATGGTAGAAACTTGTACGAACCTGAGCTATTGAAAGAATATGGCTTGTATTATTACGCGATAGGACGAGGCGATAGCATTAAACCTGTTATCTAG
- the radC gene encoding RadC family protein: MTLKNLPSTLLPREKLLQFGAKALTDAELLAIFLRTGLPGINVIELSALLLSEFGSLRALLAADEKRFCEVKGLGPAKYVQLQAVLEMSHRHLEETLKKGDVLTSPQQTRQYLSQILRDRQREVFYILFLDNQYRVIAGEVLFEGTIDSAAVYPREVVKRSLELNAAALILAHNHPSGVAEPSQADRRITRRITDALALVDIRVLDHFVVGDGEIISFSERDWL; this comes from the coding sequence ATGACATTAAAAAATTTACCGAGTACGCTTCTTCCACGGGAAAAGCTTTTACAGTTTGGGGCAAAAGCGCTGACGGACGCAGAATTATTAGCCATTTTTTTGCGTACAGGGCTGCCGGGGATCAACGTTATTGAGCTATCCGCTTTGCTTTTGAGTGAATTTGGATCCTTACGGGCATTATTGGCTGCTGACGAAAAGCGCTTTTGCGAAGTCAAAGGGCTTGGCCCTGCTAAGTATGTGCAATTACAAGCGGTGCTCGAAATGAGTCATCGGCACCTGGAGGAAACCCTCAAAAAAGGGGATGTGCTGACGAGTCCGCAACAAACAAGGCAATATTTGAGCCAAATATTGCGCGATCGGCAGCGTGAAGTTTTTTATATTTTATTTCTCGATAATCAGTACAGAGTCATAGCTGGCGAGGTTTTGTTTGAAGGAACGATCGACTCTGCGGCAGTTTATCCACGCGAAGTGGTAAAAAGATCACTGGAACTTAATGCAGCCGCGCTCATTTTAGCGCATAATCACCCGTCAGGCGTAGCTGAACCTAGTCAGGCTGACCGTCGAATAACCCGAAGAATCACGGATGCACTTGCATTGGTGGATATTCGAGTTCTTGACCACTTTGTTGTGGGTGATGGGGAAATCATTTCTTTTTCTGAACGAGATTGGCTATAA
- the dut gene encoding dUTP diphosphatase → MKKIDLKILDPRVGNEFPLPAYATEGSAGLDLRACLDEALTVEPGQTHLVPTGLAIHIGDPSLAATILPRSGLGHKHGIVLGNLVGLIDSDYQGQLMVSVWNRGQSTFTIEPGDRIAQLVFVPVVQADFNIVNDFDSSDRGEGGFGHSGRQ, encoded by the coding sequence ATGAAAAAAATCGACCTAAAAATCCTAGACCCACGTGTCGGCAATGAATTTCCACTACCCGCTTACGCTACCGAAGGATCGGCTGGTCTTGATTTACGCGCCTGCTTAGATGAAGCACTAACCGTCGAGCCTGGTCAAACCCACCTTGTTCCAACAGGTCTGGCGATTCATATTGGCGATCCTAGCCTAGCAGCCACGATTTTACCCCGCTCTGGCCTTGGCCATAAACACGGTATTGTCTTAGGTAACTTAGTCGGTTTAATTGATTCAGACTACCAAGGTCAGCTAATGGTTTCAGTATGGAACCGCGGTCAATCAACCTTTACGATTGAACCTGGCGACCGTATTGCTCAGTTGGTATTCGTGCCTGTGGTACAAGCTGACTTTAACATCGTGAATGATTTTGATAGCAGCGATCGCGGTGAAGGTGGCTTTGGTCATTCCGGTCGTCAATAA
- the slmA gene encoding nucleoid occlusion factor SlmA translates to MAGNKKNNRREEILQALAQMLESAQGSQRITTAKLAAQVGVSEAALYRHFPSKARMFEGLIEFIEDSITTRINRILDEEKDTLNRLRMVLQLILVFAERNPGLTRIMTGHALMFEQDRLQARINQLFERIETQLRQVLRERKLREGKGFPVDESILAAQLLGQVEGSLSRYVRSNFKHKPTDSFDDYWALLSAQLG, encoded by the coding sequence ATGGCAGGCAACAAAAAAAACAATCGCCGCGAAGAGATTCTACAAGCTTTGGCACAAATGCTAGAGTCAGCACAAGGTAGCCAACGTATTACAACGGCCAAACTTGCTGCTCAAGTAGGCGTATCAGAAGCTGCACTCTACCGTCATTTTCCAAGCAAAGCGCGTATGTTTGAAGGCCTGATTGAGTTTATTGAAGATTCAATCACTACCCGCATCAACCGTATCCTAGATGAAGAAAAAGACACCCTGAACCGCCTTCGCATGGTGTTACAGCTGATCTTAGTCTTCGCCGAGCGTAACCCAGGTTTAACCCGTATCATGACGGGCCATGCGCTGATGTTTGAACAAGACCGTCTGCAAGCACGTATCAATCAGCTGTTTGAGCGTATCGAAACCCAACTGCGTCAAGTGCTGCGTGAGCGTAAGCTACGTGAAGGCAAAGGCTTTCCTGTCGATGAAAGTATCTTGGCGGCACAGTTGTTAGGCCAAGTAGAAGGTAGCCTAAGCCGCTACGTACGGTCTAACTTCAAGCATAAGCCGACGGATAGCTTTGATGATTACTGGGCACTGCTGAGTGCACAGCTAGGTTAA
- the coaBC gene encoding bifunctional phosphopantothenoylcysteine decarboxylase/phosphopantothenate--cysteine ligase CoaBC: MQTLAGKKILLGISGGIAAYKCAELTRRLIERGAQVQVVMTKAAQEFITPLTMQAVSGNPVSSSLLDPAAEASMSHIELAKWADMVLLAPATADLIARVSAGMGNDLLSTLCLATDSPIVVAPAMNQQMYRNIATQENIATLKRRGFHVWGPASGEQACGDVGPGRMLEPMELVHHAEAFFQPADLTDISLTITAGPTREALDPVRYISNHSSGKMGFAIAQAAAERGAKVTLISGPVNLPTPQGVTRVDVESAEQMHQAAMDHAPQHHIFVACAAVADFRPATVAEQKMKKQSDEDTMTLTLVKNPDIVASVAALTDKRPFTVGFAAETQDVEQYARGKLTRKQLDLICANDVAQQGQGFNSDKNALHLYWPSGDKALPLTDKSELGKQLINEITALYRSH; encoded by the coding sequence ATGCAAACGCTAGCAGGAAAAAAAATACTTCTCGGAATTAGTGGTGGTATCGCCGCATACAAGTGCGCAGAGCTCACTCGACGCCTTATCGAGCGCGGTGCTCAGGTACAAGTCGTGATGACCAAAGCAGCACAAGAATTTATTACGCCCCTAACGATGCAAGCCGTCTCTGGCAACCCAGTATCGAGCAGCCTACTCGATCCTGCCGCTGAAGCTTCAATGAGTCATATTGAGCTGGCTAAATGGGCCGACATGGTTTTATTGGCTCCTGCGACAGCGGATCTGATAGCCCGAGTCAGTGCGGGGATGGGCAATGATTTGCTCTCTACCTTATGCCTTGCAACAGATTCGCCGATTGTGGTTGCACCAGCCATGAATCAGCAGATGTACCGCAATATTGCGACCCAAGAAAACATCGCAACCTTAAAGCGCCGTGGTTTCCATGTGTGGGGACCAGCAAGTGGTGAACAAGCCTGTGGTGATGTTGGCCCTGGTCGTATGCTAGAACCAATGGAGCTAGTACATCATGCGGAAGCTTTTTTTCAACCTGCAGACCTCACAGATATTTCACTGACCATTACTGCAGGGCCAACCCGTGAAGCCCTCGATCCTGTGCGTTATATTTCCAACCACAGTTCCGGCAAAATGGGCTTTGCTATTGCCCAAGCAGCCGCAGAGCGTGGCGCAAAAGTCACTTTGATTAGTGGCCCAGTGAACTTACCCACGCCACAGGGTGTCACTCGCGTTGATGTAGAGAGCGCCGAACAGATGCACCAAGCCGCCATGGACCATGCACCTCAACATCATATTTTTGTTGCTTGTGCCGCGGTTGCTGATTTCCGCCCAGCCACTGTCGCTGAGCAGAAGATGAAAAAACAAAGTGATGAAGACACCATGACGCTCACTTTAGTGAAAAACCCCGATATCGTAGCAAGTGTGGCTGCGTTAACAGACAAGCGCCCATTTACCGTTGGCTTTGCTGCTGAAACCCAAGATGTCGAGCAATATGCACGTGGTAAGCTGACCCGTAAGCAGCTTGATCTGATTTGTGCCAACGATGTCGCGCAGCAAGGGCAAGGGTTCAATAGCGATAAAAATGCCCTGCACTTGTACTGGCCAAGCGGCGACAAAGCCCTGCCACTGACAGACAAGAGTGAACTCGGCAAACAACTTATCAATGAAATCACGGCGCTCTATCGCAGCCACTAA